From the Thermococcus guaymasensis DSM 11113 genome, one window contains:
- a CDS encoding gamma carbonic anhydrase family protein has protein sequence MVIYELEGKKPKIHPTAFVDESASIIGDVVLEEKTSVWPSAVLRGDIEQIYIGCCSNVQDNVSIHTSHNQPTIVGKYVTIGHNAVVHGAEVGDYTIIGMGAVILDGVKIGKHVIIGAGALVPPGKEIPDYSLVVGVPGKVVRQLSEEEIEWTKKNAEIYMELAEKHLKSRKRLE, from the coding sequence ATGGTCATTTATGAGCTGGAAGGAAAGAAACCTAAAATTCATCCGACCGCTTTCGTTGATGAGAGCGCGTCCATCATAGGTGATGTTGTTCTTGAGGAGAAAACGAGTGTCTGGCCGAGCGCGGTTCTCAGGGGCGACATCGAGCAGATCTACATCGGCTGCTGCTCCAACGTTCAGGACAACGTGAGCATACACACCTCTCACAACCAGCCGACGATCGTCGGAAAGTACGTCACCATAGGTCACAACGCAGTCGTCCACGGTGCCGAGGTAGGGGACTACACCATCATCGGCATGGGCGCGGTAATCCTCGACGGGGTGAAAATAGGGAAGCACGTCATCATAGGTGCAGGTGCTTTAGTTCCACCGGGCAAGGAGATACCCGACTACAGCCTCGTCGTCGGAGTTCCAGGCAAGGTCGTCAGGCAGCTCAGCGAGGAGGAAATCGAGTGGACGAAGAAGAACGCCGAGATTTATATGGAACTCGCGGAGAAGCACCTCAAGTCGAGGAAGAGGCTTGAGTGA
- the hjc gene encoding Holliday junction resolvase Hjc has translation MRYRRGASAERELIHKLEELGFAVVRSAGSKKVDVIAGNGRLYLCIEVKSTKGDRVYLSDEDIEKLRSFSQKFGGKPYVAIKFIGREWRFFPAEEVVKKRTGKNYRLDYSDSGMSLEEVVGKQKSLIDVINGVVENEG, from the coding sequence ATGAGGTACAGAAGGGGAGCCAGCGCTGAGAGGGAGCTTATACACAAACTGGAGGAGCTCGGCTTTGCGGTTGTCCGGTCAGCAGGGAGCAAGAAAGTTGACGTTATAGCTGGAAACGGCAGGCTCTACCTCTGCATAGAGGTCAAGAGCACCAAAGGGGACCGGGTCTACCTGAGCGATGAGGACATTGAAAAGCTTCGCTCATTCTCTCAGAAGTTCGGGGGAAAGCCCTACGTGGCGATAAAGTTCATTGGCAGAGAATGGAGGTTCTTCCCTGCAGAAGAGGTCGTGAAAAAGAGAACAGGCAAGAACTACAGGTTAGACTATAGCGATTCTGGCATGAGCCTTGAGGAGGTTGTTGGGAAGCAGAAGAGCCTCATTGATGTGATAAATGGGGTGGTGGAGAATGAAGGTTAA
- a CDS encoding COG1470 family protein has product MKVKSFLLLLIFIGSLVSLDQASASVSFEVSPVKESISVPPGASISVPVRVTNTGDRPLANLTLSIVWNLENGLYAVNKTVYVGVNESKVFDLTINVPELSPGDYEVTIRGISGNISVEREMTIHVEREVAYSLDVDVGSGYPYGSDVEIRFSLVSHSNDRIAGTIWMKVYRNGEVVEEKEESVYLDPGEGWSYPMVIPRPDIGTYRVKLSANLSGVYREIEKTFVVYRRNFTYRAWYSNGALMVQVKLANGSPVGGVEVSVNGVKMKTDEDGLVRYPTTSPGLYEIELNLDGVLEKTALYVGRLFVSYELRGSTLELKVLDSNGDPVPNVTLSIAGPKGEYQAVTDGNGEASVPLSVLGYGTVSITASAENYVGSSLIITVPSPSHLTSTTSAPQTTTTANQLTTTNATQGNYTPVEGGREGIDWVFLGSVLFGLVIFGGSFYLAFLRPHLIEEELGEYYFVKLRAPRLVPLRNFTWEKGMNAVEVRTTRGEARIEGSKVTWRIDELKPGEEAVLQVVLG; this is encoded by the coding sequence ATGAAGGTTAAATCTTTTCTGTTGCTACTGATTTTTATAGGTTCTCTGGTCTCTCTCGACCAGGCCTCGGCTTCCGTTTCCTTTGAGGTCTCGCCGGTAAAGGAGTCAATAAGTGTGCCCCCTGGGGCGAGTATCTCAGTCCCGGTAAGGGTGACAAATACTGGAGACCGACCGCTTGCTAACCTTACACTCTCCATAGTTTGGAATCTTGAGAACGGCCTCTACGCAGTGAACAAAACCGTCTACGTTGGAGTCAACGAGAGCAAAGTGTTTGATTTAACTATCAATGTTCCGGAGCTCTCCCCTGGGGACTATGAAGTCACGATCAGGGGGATATCTGGCAACATAAGCGTTGAGAGGGAGATGACAATCCACGTTGAGAGGGAGGTTGCTTATTCTCTCGATGTGGACGTTGGAAGCGGTTATCCCTATGGTAGCGACGTGGAGATACGGTTTTCGCTGGTTTCTCACTCCAACGACAGGATAGCTGGCACCATCTGGATGAAAGTCTATCGGAATGGGGAGGTAGTTGAGGAGAAGGAGGAGTCTGTTTATCTCGATCCCGGGGAGGGATGGAGCTATCCAATGGTAATCCCAAGGCCGGATATCGGGACGTACAGGGTTAAGCTCTCCGCCAACCTCTCAGGAGTTTATAGAGAGATAGAGAAGACCTTCGTCGTTTACAGGAGGAATTTCACTTATAGAGCCTGGTACTCGAACGGAGCGCTTATGGTGCAGGTGAAGCTTGCCAACGGCTCCCCTGTTGGGGGAGTTGAGGTATCGGTGAACGGGGTGAAAATGAAGACCGATGAGGATGGTCTAGTTAGGTATCCGACAACTTCACCCGGCCTTTATGAGATTGAGCTGAACCTGGATGGAGTCCTTGAAAAGACTGCCCTCTACGTGGGAAGGCTGTTTGTGAGCTATGAACTGAGGGGAAGCACCCTCGAACTGAAAGTTCTCGACTCCAATGGGGATCCAGTTCCAAACGTGACCCTGAGCATTGCCGGGCCAAAGGGCGAGTACCAGGCGGTTACGGATGGGAATGGAGAGGCCTCTGTGCCGCTGAGCGTCCTTGGGTACGGTACGGTGTCAATAACGGCCAGCGCAGAAAACTACGTGGGGTCGAGCCTTATCATAACGGTTCCTTCTCCGTCCCACCTGACTTCAACAACGTCTGCTCCCCAAACCACAACGACTGCGAACCAGCTAACGACAACTAACGCGACTCAGGGCAATTACACTCCTGTAGAAGGGGGTAGGGAGGGTATTGACTGGGTGTTCCTTGGTTCGGTGCTCTTTGGGCTGGTGATCTTCGGTGGAAGCTTTTATCTCGCCTTCCTGAGGCCCCACTTGATAGAGGAGGAGCTGGGGGAGTACTACTTCGTAAAGCTCAGGGCACCAAGGCTTGTGCCTCTCAGGAACTTCACATGGGAGAAGGGAATGAACGCAGTCGAGGTCAGAACAACGCGGGGAGAGGCGAGGATCGAGGGCTCAAAGGTTACCTGGAGGATCGACGAACTAAAACCGGGAGAAGAGGCCGTCCTTCAGGTAGTTCTTGGTTGA
- the nuoI gene encoding NADH-quinone oxidoreductase subunit NuoI, producing MESVEKPKVRVVGEEKVKLKKSFVKPWLGIKYLFKKPVTIKIPFEKIEPAPKYRGFHTLDWKKCVGCNFCGQICPARAIEMTWIEVDGKMEKRPHPKVDYGRCTFCQFCVDVCPTGALGFSENYYLAAGGLEEELELFNWVPIHPDKVREINEKFGDYRFPVVKIEKKADGTYVYHLRDGDKIEFKILGYGLRPPKKPTPAKPAEKTEAEKKEGESS from the coding sequence ATGGAGAGCGTTGAGAAGCCAAAGGTTAGGGTCGTCGGCGAGGAGAAGGTCAAGCTCAAGAAGTCATTCGTCAAGCCGTGGCTGGGCATCAAGTACCTCTTCAAGAAGCCGGTCACGATAAAGATACCCTTCGAGAAGATAGAGCCCGCTCCAAAGTACAGGGGGTTCCACACGCTCGACTGGAAGAAGTGTGTCGGCTGTAACTTCTGCGGTCAGATATGCCCGGCTAGAGCCATAGAGATGACCTGGATAGAAGTGGACGGAAAGATGGAGAAGAGGCCGCACCCGAAGGTAGACTACGGCAGATGCACATTCTGCCAGTTCTGCGTCGACGTCTGCCCGACCGGTGCGCTCGGCTTCAGCGAGAACTACTACCTTGCCGCGGGAGGCCTGGAGGAGGAGCTTGAGCTCTTCAACTGGGTGCCGATCCACCCCGACAAGGTCAGGGAGATAAACGAGAAGTTCGGCGACTACCGCTTCCCGGTCGTCAAGATCGAGAAGAAGGCCGACGGAACCTACGTCTATCACCTCCGCGACGGGGACAAGATAGAGTTCAAGATACTCGGCTACGGTCTTAGGCCGCCCAAGAAGCCGACTCCAGCGAAGCCCGCCGAGAAGACCGAAGCAGAGAAAAAAGAAGGAGAATCCTCCTGA
- a CDS encoding NADH-quinone oxidoreductase subunit D, with product MANLEVPKELREEAKAHDMYLHPIDKDTYELFFGPQHMATENFSIILKMDGNRVEKAIVNPGFLHRGFEKLAEQRPYFSNIALILRICVPESDVPENVYSMAVDEIVGWEVPERAQWIRTVVLEMARLSAWMFWIMGFGNEIGLYTAGQWAAAYRERFMRLFEELTGGRVYHIYTVPGGVRRDIPGDKWLRQLRDTVEYIKGKMKDFDEILFDNYIMFERTEGVGVMDKKFALKHAVTGPNLRAVGVPYDVRKDDPYYLYPELEFEVPVLKEGDSLARVLVRRYEMEQDLYILEQLLDMGPPSGPYMVQDPRLKALPRFKPPKGDAYAHVESTKGDFGAYVVSDGTHKPYRVHFRGPSQSHGVTVLEELLKGARLADVPVILKTLDNCPPDIDR from the coding sequence ATGGCGAATTTGGAAGTCCCGAAGGAGCTTAGGGAGGAGGCAAAGGCCCACGACATGTACCTTCACCCAATAGACAAGGACACCTACGAGCTGTTCTTCGGTCCGCAGCACATGGCGACCGAGAACTTCAGCATAATCCTCAAGATGGACGGCAACCGGGTAGAAAAGGCCATCGTTAACCCCGGATTCCTCCACCGCGGTTTCGAGAAGCTGGCCGAGCAGAGGCCCTACTTCAGCAACATAGCCCTCATCCTCCGTATCTGTGTCCCGGAGAGCGACGTGCCGGAAAACGTGTACTCAATGGCCGTTGACGAGATAGTCGGATGGGAGGTTCCGGAGAGGGCCCAGTGGATAAGGACGGTAGTCCTTGAAATGGCAAGGCTCAGCGCGTGGATGTTCTGGATTATGGGCTTTGGAAACGAGATAGGTCTCTACACCGCCGGCCAGTGGGCTGCAGCTTACCGTGAGAGGTTCATGCGTCTCTTCGAGGAGCTCACCGGCGGGAGGGTTTACCACATCTACACCGTTCCAGGAGGAGTCAGGAGAGACATACCGGGCGACAAGTGGCTCCGCCAGCTCAGGGACACCGTCGAGTACATCAAGGGCAAGATGAAGGACTTCGACGAGATACTCTTCGACAACTACATAATGTTCGAGAGGACTGAGGGAGTGGGCGTCATGGACAAGAAGTTCGCCCTCAAGCACGCCGTTACCGGTCCGAACCTCAGGGCGGTTGGCGTTCCCTACGACGTCAGGAAGGACGACCCCTATTACCTCTACCCGGAGCTTGAGTTCGAGGTGCCCGTCCTGAAGGAAGGCGACAGCCTAGCGAGAGTCCTCGTTAGGAGGTATGAGATGGAGCAGGACCTCTACATCCTCGAACAGCTCCTTGACATGGGGCCGCCGAGCGGGCCCTACATGGTGCAGGATCCAAGGCTCAAGGCCCTGCCAAGGTTCAAGCCGCCGAAGGGAGACGCCTACGCCCACGTTGAGAGCACCAAGGGAGACTTCGGTGCCTACGTCGTCAGCGACGGAACTCACAAGCCCTATCGCGTCCACTTCCGCGGACCGAGCCAGAGCCACGGTGTTACGGTCCTTGAGGAACTCCTGAAGGGGGCCCGCCTTGCTGATGTGCCGGTCATCCTGAAGACCCTTGACAACTGCCCGCCGGACATAGACAGGTGA
- a CDS encoding NADH-quinone oxidoreductase subunit C — protein sequence MDMNEKPKVEEKAQEAPQLPETREGKLVAEMLEKAPYAEGSVRRERRVEFKVPADRIKEFLELASEKFEMLMQISVVDWIKEGEFELVYQLWSVGETTHAFVRTRVPRENAKLPTVMDIWPVAETYEREAHEFFGIVFEGNPRLGPFILEPREYEKHPLRKDFNTLAYAKTIYGEDFDRYDESKTNYVI from the coding sequence ATGGATATGAACGAGAAGCCGAAGGTTGAGGAGAAAGCCCAGGAGGCCCCGCAGCTTCCCGAGACCCGGGAAGGAAAGCTTGTGGCAGAGATGCTTGAAAAGGCCCCCTACGCTGAGGGAAGCGTGAGGAGAGAGAGGCGCGTCGAGTTCAAAGTCCCCGCCGACAGGATAAAGGAGTTCCTCGAACTCGCGAGCGAGAAGTTCGAGATGCTCATGCAGATAAGCGTCGTTGACTGGATTAAAGAGGGCGAGTTTGAGCTCGTCTACCAGCTCTGGAGCGTGGGCGAAACGACTCACGCCTTCGTGAGGACGAGGGTTCCGAGGGAGAACGCGAAGCTGCCGACGGTCATGGACATCTGGCCGGTCGCCGAGACCTACGAGAGAGAAGCTCACGAGTTCTTCGGCATAGTGTTCGAGGGCAACCCGAGGCTCGGTCCGTTCATCCTGGAGCCAAGGGAGTACGAGAAGCACCCGCTCAGGAAGGACTTCAACACACTCGCCTATGCCAAGACGATCTACGGTGAGGACTTCGACAGATACGATGAGAGCAAGACCAATTACGTGATATGA
- a CDS encoding NuoB/complex I 20 kDa subunit family protein has product MSEMKNDDFISYELQEFKLFEPLFRWARKKSLWIVAFCTGCGGIEMPPLANARYDFERFGIMPNPAPRMGDLFLITGYVTPKTLKRIIITYEMMQDPKYVLAHGSCPINGGVYWDSYNVVKQLDKYIPIDVAIAGCMPRPEAVMDGIMEIMRKIEDGTADGWKRYKENYEYYRKNQDELFGEGWREKDARRWLAWI; this is encoded by the coding sequence ATGAGTGAGATGAAAAATGATGATTTCATAAGCTACGAACTCCAGGAGTTCAAGCTCTTCGAGCCCCTGTTCAGGTGGGCCAGGAAGAAGAGCCTCTGGATAGTGGCCTTCTGTACAGGCTGCGGCGGTATCGAGATGCCGCCGCTGGCAAACGCGCGCTACGACTTCGAGCGCTTCGGGATAATGCCGAACCCGGCACCGAGGATGGGCGACCTCTTCCTCATCACGGGCTACGTCACCCCGAAGACCCTCAAGAGAATTATCATAACCTACGAGATGATGCAGGACCCCAAGTACGTCCTTGCCCACGGCTCCTGCCCCATCAACGGTGGGGTTTACTGGGACTCCTACAACGTGGTGAAGCAGCTCGACAAGTACATCCCGATTGACGTGGCCATAGCAGGCTGCATGCCGAGACCCGAGGCAGTGATGGATGGAATCATGGAGATAATGCGTAAGATAGAGGATGGAACCGCGGACGGCTGGAAGAGGTACAAAGAGAACTACGAGTACTACCGGAAGAACCAGGACGAGCTGTTCGGTGAGGGATGGCGCGAGAAGGACGCCAGGAGGTGGCTGGCATGGATATGA
- a CDS encoding respiratory chain complex I subunit 1 family protein — MFDWKLALEVIGMLIYATFMGFIFMGIERKAMARIQRRVGPPIYQPIIDTLKLLGKKESVSHGLVYDFGPVFALGASIAALLFIPLGNFQLFSANADLIVVAYLLEVPMLGTMLGAMSSGNPYSALGVQRGLLTMVAMQLPYGLALIALVQHWGTFKLGEIVALQQAQGWSITVPALFLAMIVFDIVFQAMLGLEPFDIVSAPAEISMGPMVEYGGKHAALLFTQHAVQLFAETAFFAVLFLGGASNLLELLIKQLAVLFIAIFVASIYPRFTIDQAAKFFWKWPTILGIIAVLLTM; from the coding sequence ATGTTTGACTGGAAGCTTGCCCTAGAAGTCATCGGAATGCTCATCTACGCGACGTTTATGGGATTCATCTTCATGGGTATAGAGAGAAAAGCAATGGCGAGGATTCAGCGCCGTGTTGGGCCGCCGATCTACCAGCCGATCATAGACACCCTCAAGCTCCTAGGCAAGAAGGAGAGCGTCAGCCACGGCCTCGTCTACGACTTCGGGCCGGTGTTCGCCCTTGGAGCCAGCATAGCCGCGCTCCTCTTCATCCCCCTGGGCAATTTCCAGCTCTTCAGCGCCAACGCAGACCTCATCGTCGTCGCGTACCTCCTTGAGGTGCCGATGCTCGGAACAATGCTCGGTGCGATGAGCTCGGGCAACCCGTATTCAGCCCTCGGTGTCCAGCGTGGTCTGCTCACCATGGTTGCCATGCAGCTCCCCTACGGTCTCGCCCTGATAGCCCTCGTCCAGCACTGGGGCACCTTCAAGCTGGGCGAGATAGTGGCCCTTCAGCAGGCCCAGGGATGGAGCATAACCGTTCCAGCACTCTTCCTGGCCATGATAGTCTTTGACATAGTCTTCCAGGCGATGCTCGGCCTTGAGCCGTTCGACATAGTCTCGGCCCCGGCGGAAATCTCCATGGGTCCAATGGTCGAGTACGGGGGCAAGCACGCGGCACTGCTCTTCACCCAGCACGCGGTTCAGCTCTTCGCCGAGACCGCCTTCTTCGCGGTACTCTTCCTCGGAGGGGCCAGCAACCTGCTTGAGCTATTGATAAAACAACTAGCGGTGCTCTTCATAGCGATATTCGTCGCAAGCATCTACCCGCGCTTTACCATCGACCAGGCGGCCAAGTTCTTCTGGAAGTGGCCGACCATACTGGGAATAATAGCCGTGCTCCTGACGATGTGA
- a CDS encoding proton-conducting transporter transmembrane domain-containing protein — translation MINELLIIILAPLIAGGIAWALDIRGIREAIGIIGAALPLAMLAKLYSQVLDEAINYSITISGFTLQFQLNSMSWYFAAIASLVGLAMAFGMASTSKNGYDWLFALMSFTGVLGVFLSQDFVGFFLFWELMTFASFMMVLKRNRHESLKYFVLSVIGAYAMLIAIGMLYAKTGALDFASIRQALYIDAALGTITTRETAIIFALFLTAFGVKAGAFPLHVWAPGAYSETDQSYTAFFSGALSKAGAYGFLLLYILMGYKLYAALGTFHDHLVFAYIIAWIGALTVVIASFLAVLQEDIRKLFAYSSVGQVGYILLAFGLGTSLGFAGGLFHVLSHAVFKGLFWLVTAAIILQTGKTQFKDMGGLAEKMPFTFAMSLIAVLSLAGIPPMAGFASKWLIYEAAIQAHMPLVAGAIFLGSALAFAYVVRFLYAVWFGQRPSDLEDVKEAPLPLLIGMAILAIPNVLFGVAPGIVTDYINKMLGGEIVGGNYYKLVTPTGTYNALLVTVALVLGLAIAGLIYLYGAKVRKIPVTNTYQSGNPVTEEFNLSIRKNFYRPLAEALAFWLRYSFDRFYERVARMAEDFADWLREGFYNGNVQSYSWYLAIVLLILALWGVL, via the coding sequence ATGATCAACGAGCTACTTATTATTATCCTTGCGCCACTCATTGCCGGCGGTATAGCCTGGGCGCTCGACATAAGAGGGATTAGAGAGGCAATAGGAATAATCGGTGCGGCCCTCCCGCTGGCGATGCTGGCCAAACTCTACTCCCAAGTGCTGGATGAAGCCATTAACTACTCGATCACAATCAGCGGATTTACCCTCCAGTTCCAGCTCAACTCGATGAGCTGGTACTTCGCGGCTATCGCCTCTCTTGTAGGTCTTGCGATGGCCTTCGGAATGGCTTCAACCAGTAAAAACGGCTACGACTGGCTCTTCGCTCTCATGAGCTTCACCGGAGTGCTCGGCGTCTTCCTGAGCCAGGACTTCGTGGGCTTCTTCCTGTTCTGGGAACTCATGACCTTCGCAAGCTTCATGATGGTGCTCAAGAGGAACAGGCATGAGTCCCTGAAGTACTTCGTGCTGAGCGTCATAGGCGCCTACGCCATGCTCATAGCCATCGGAATGCTCTACGCAAAGACCGGTGCCCTTGACTTTGCATCCATCAGGCAGGCGCTCTACATAGACGCGGCCTTGGGCACGATAACGACCAGGGAGACTGCAATAATATTCGCGCTCTTCCTGACCGCATTCGGCGTCAAGGCCGGTGCCTTCCCGCTCCACGTCTGGGCACCCGGTGCCTACAGCGAGACCGACCAGAGTTATACGGCATTCTTCAGCGGTGCCCTCAGCAAGGCGGGAGCCTACGGTTTCCTCCTGCTCTACATTCTCATGGGCTACAAGCTCTACGCCGCCCTCGGAACCTTCCATGACCACCTGGTCTTCGCGTACATAATCGCCTGGATAGGTGCGCTAACCGTCGTGATAGCCAGCTTCCTCGCGGTTCTTCAGGAGGACATCAGGAAGCTCTTCGCTTACTCATCAGTCGGCCAGGTTGGCTACATACTGCTGGCATTTGGCCTTGGAACTTCCCTTGGGTTCGCTGGAGGCCTGTTCCATGTGCTCAGCCACGCGGTCTTCAAGGGCCTCTTCTGGCTCGTCACGGCTGCCATAATCCTCCAGACGGGGAAGACCCAGTTCAAGGACATGGGCGGCCTCGCCGAGAAGATGCCGTTCACCTTCGCGATGAGCCTCATAGCCGTCCTCAGCCTCGCCGGAATCCCGCCGATGGCAGGCTTTGCGAGCAAGTGGCTCATTTACGAGGCAGCGATACAGGCGCACATGCCGCTCGTCGCCGGTGCGATATTCCTGGGAAGCGCCCTGGCGTTCGCCTACGTCGTGAGGTTCCTCTACGCAGTCTGGTTCGGCCAGAGGCCAAGCGACCTTGAGGACGTCAAGGAGGCCCCGCTCCCGCTCCTCATAGGAATGGCGATACTCGCGATACCGAACGTGCTCTTTGGAGTTGCCCCCGGCATAGTTACTGACTACATCAACAAGATGCTCGGTGGTGAAATAGTGGGCGGCAACTACTACAAGCTCGTTACCCCGACCGGAACCTACAACGCCCTGCTCGTGACGGTAGCGCTTGTTCTCGGTCTCGCAATAGCGGGACTCATCTACCTCTACGGTGCCAAGGTCAGGAAGATACCGGTCACCAACACTTACCAGTCAGGTAACCCGGTCACGGAGGAGTTCAACCTCAGCATCAGGAAGAACTTTTACAGGCCGCTGGCAGAAGCCCTTGCGTTCTGGCTCAGGTACAGCTTCGACAGGTTCTATGAACGCGTTGCCAGAATGGCAGAGGACTTCGCGGACTGGCTGAGGGAAGGCTTCTACAACGGCAACGTTCAGAGCTACTCCTGGTATCTGGCTATAGTATTGCTCATACTCGCACTGTGGGGGGTGTTGTGA
- a CDS encoding proton-conducting transporter transmembrane domain-containing protein: MNAQYASLLIALPLISAFFVPLIKGLGNKAIKYYLAIVTAVQTGIAAWVFHQVYTTGDPIIVVAGGWKPPVGINLYFGHFAALFVLIVAVVSFLMAVFNFKAINVEPVDKYAMLFLLLMLGATGMIATGDLFNLFVFMEITSISAYALTAYNKTGEAAEASLKYIILGGIGSSFFLIGVALIYGATGTLNMAHLAQLAPYIDPKVVQVGLALIIFGLAVEAELFPLNAWAPDAYQAAPHPITVMFSAFVVKAGLYAMARILYLFASATGWENVTKLLVIMATLTVVVAEFSALRQKDVKRMVAYSSISQIGLIAVAFALGTQSGVDAGVFHMVNHAIVKALLFLTVGYVGITLGETKIEKFSGLGRRMPLTAFAITVGSLAAVGIPLFNIFWSKVRILLAGVEAGYTWSVALILGASVVEAVYYLRLIHTMWFTEAEGEAIKEDLAIGTIAIFLVLLVLFIGIYPNYFWTVSQKAGEDIFRVIDYVKNVPLMGVGA, translated from the coding sequence ATGAACGCGCAGTACGCCTCACTGCTCATAGCCCTTCCGCTCATAAGTGCGTTCTTCGTCCCCCTGATTAAAGGGCTTGGCAACAAGGCCATCAAGTACTACCTTGCTATCGTTACCGCAGTTCAGACCGGGATCGCGGCGTGGGTCTTCCACCAGGTTTACACCACAGGGGATCCAATAATAGTCGTGGCAGGCGGATGGAAGCCCCCTGTTGGAATCAACCTCTACTTTGGCCACTTCGCGGCGCTCTTCGTCCTGATAGTTGCAGTAGTGAGCTTTCTCATGGCGGTCTTCAACTTCAAGGCAATAAACGTTGAACCAGTGGACAAGTACGCCATGCTGTTCCTCCTGCTGATGCTCGGAGCGACGGGAATGATAGCCACAGGAGACCTGTTCAACCTCTTCGTCTTCATGGAGATAACCTCAATCAGCGCCTATGCCCTCACCGCATACAATAAAACCGGCGAAGCGGCCGAGGCTTCACTCAAGTACATAATCCTCGGAGGAATTGGCTCAAGCTTCTTCCTCATCGGCGTCGCCCTGATCTACGGCGCCACCGGAACGCTCAACATGGCCCACCTGGCACAGCTTGCACCATACATTGACCCGAAGGTTGTGCAGGTCGGACTGGCCTTGATAATCTTTGGCCTTGCGGTTGAGGCAGAGCTGTTCCCGCTCAACGCGTGGGCGCCAGACGCCTATCAAGCTGCACCGCACCCGATAACGGTCATGTTCTCGGCCTTTGTGGTCAAAGCAGGCCTTTACGCGATGGCGAGGATACTCTACCTCTTCGCATCCGCAACCGGGTGGGAGAACGTTACAAAGCTACTGGTGATAATGGCCACTCTGACGGTCGTAGTGGCAGAGTTCTCGGCACTGAGGCAGAAGGACGTTAAAAGGATGGTCGCTTACTCCTCGATAAGCCAGATTGGCCTAATAGCAGTTGCCTTTGCCCTCGGAACGCAGAGTGGTGTCGATGCTGGGGTCTTCCACATGGTCAACCACGCGATAGTAAAGGCCCTCCTGTTCCTGACCGTTGGCTACGTTGGAATAACCCTTGGAGAAACCAAGATCGAAAAGTTCTCCGGTCTCGGCAGGAGAATGCCCCTGACGGCCTTTGCCATAACAGTTGGCTCACTGGCCGCAGTAGGGATACCCCTATTCAACATCTTCTGGAGCAAGGTCAGAATACTCCTGGCCGGTGTCGAAGCCGGCTACACATGGAGCGTCGCCCTCATCCTCGGTGCAAGCGTCGTTGAGGCAGTCTATTACCTGAGGCTCATCCACACAATGTGGTTCACCGAAGCAGAAGGAGAAGCCATCAAGGAAGACCTTGCAATAGGCACGATAGCGATATTCCTCGTGCTGCTGGTGTTATTCATCGGCATATACCCGAACTACTTCTGGACAGTCTCCCAGAAGGCCGGTGAAGACATATTCCGAGTCATCGACTACGTTAAGAACGTTCCACTGATGGGGGTGGGAGCATGA
- a CDS encoding NADH-quinone oxidoreductase subunit K: protein MNVPDISVYYFGAIALVLIGLYAVLVKKNVLKILIGLSIMETGVNLLLVSIGYISGKSAPILSEGITASNAVDPIPQALVLTAIVIGVATTAMALSVAIILYEKYGTLNVEEIRRLRG from the coding sequence ATGAACGTTCCTGACATCAGCGTCTACTACTTTGGCGCTATAGCCCTCGTGCTCATAGGCCTGTACGCCGTGCTCGTGAAGAAAAACGTCCTGAAGATCCTCATCGGGCTCAGCATTATGGAAACCGGAGTGAACCTGCTCCTTGTCAGTATCGGTTACATTTCCGGCAAGAGCGCCCCGATTTTAAGCGAGGGGATAACTGCCTCAAACGCGGTGGATCCGATTCCCCAGGCACTTGTTCTGACGGCAATAGTCATAGGCGTTGCAACTACCGCCATGGCCCTGAGTGTTGCCATCATTCTTTACGAGAAGTATGGAACGCTCAACGTTGAGGAGATAAGGAGGTTGAGAGGATGA